One part of the Streptomyces lienomycini genome encodes these proteins:
- a CDS encoding Mrp/NBP35 family ATP-binding protein, which produces MATEDAVREALATVNDPEINRPITELGMVKSVDIGADGAVAVAVYLTVSGCPMRDTITQRVTDAVAAVEGVTRVDVELDVMSDEQRKELATALRGGQTEREVPFAKPGSLTRVYAVASGKGGVGKSSVTVNLAASMAADGLKVGVVDADIYGHSVPRMLGADGRPTQVENMIMPPSANGVKVISIGMFTPGNAPVVWRGPMLHRALQQFLADVYWGDLDVLLLDLPPGTGDIAISVAQLVPNAEILVVTTPQQAAAEVAERAGAIAVQTHQKIVGVVENMSGLPCPHCGEMVDVFGTGGGQSVADGLTRTTGASVPVLGSIPIDVRLREGGDEGKPVVLSDPDSPAGAALRSIAGKLGGRQRGLSGLSLGLTPRNKF; this is translated from the coding sequence ATGGCTACGGAAGACGCGGTGCGCGAAGCACTGGCGACGGTGAACGACCCCGAGATCAACCGGCCCATCACCGAGCTGGGGATGGTCAAGTCGGTGGACATCGGCGCGGACGGAGCGGTCGCGGTCGCCGTGTACCTGACGGTCTCCGGCTGCCCCATGCGGGACACCATCACGCAGCGCGTGACGGACGCGGTGGCGGCGGTCGAGGGTGTCACGCGCGTCGACGTCGAGCTGGACGTGATGAGCGACGAGCAGCGCAAGGAGCTGGCCACCGCCCTGCGCGGCGGCCAGACCGAGCGCGAGGTGCCCTTCGCCAAGCCGGGCAGTCTGACCCGGGTGTACGCGGTCGCGTCCGGCAAGGGCGGCGTCGGCAAGTCGTCGGTGACGGTGAACCTGGCGGCCTCGATGGCGGCGGACGGTCTGAAGGTCGGTGTCGTCGACGCCGACATCTACGGCCACTCCGTGCCGCGCATGCTGGGCGCCGACGGGCGTCCCACCCAGGTCGAGAACATGATCATGCCGCCCTCGGCCAACGGCGTGAAGGTCATCTCGATCGGCATGTTCACCCCGGGCAACGCGCCGGTCGTCTGGCGCGGCCCGATGCTGCACCGCGCGCTCCAGCAGTTCCTCGCGGACGTGTACTGGGGCGACCTGGACGTCCTGCTGCTCGACCTGCCGCCGGGCACCGGTGACATCGCGATCTCGGTGGCGCAGCTCGTGCCGAACGCCGAGATCCTGGTCGTGACGACGCCTCAGCAGGCCGCGGCCGAGGTGGCCGAGCGGGCGGGTGCGATCGCCGTCCAGACCCACCAGAAGATCGTCGGCGTGGTCGAGAACATGTCGGGGCTGCCCTGTCCGCACTGCGGCGAGATGGTCGACGTCTTCGGCACCGGCGGCGGCCAGTCGGTCGCCGACGGCCTGACCCGCACCACGGGCGCGTCGGTCCCGGTCCTCGGCTCCATCCCGATCGACGTCCGCCTGCGCGAGGGCGGCGACGAGGGCAAGCCCGTCGTCCTGTCCGACCCGGACTCCCCGGCGGGCGCGGCCCTGCGCTCGATCGCGGGCAAGCTGGGCGGCCGGCAGCGCGGCCTGTCGGGCCTCTCGCTGGGCCTCACGCCGAGGAACAAGTTCTGA
- a CDS encoding magnesium and cobalt transport protein CorA, whose amino-acid sequence MSMIRDLRAAVRPSRVSLRKDSGAYDTTRDPGTTSAVVDCAVYRDGTRVETDTPLTPHTAMRQVRRDGGFVWIGLHEPTEDEFAGIAREFGLHPLAVEDAVQAHQRPKLERYDDSLFTVFKTVHYVDHDQLTANSEVVETGEVMCFTGRDFFITVRHGGQGSLRALRHRLQEDPELLLKGPSAVLHAIADHVVDGYIAVADAVQDDIDEVETEVFSPGRKGSPRGTDAGRIYQLKREVLEFKRAVAPLLRPMQLLSERPMRLIDPEIQKYFRDVADHVVRVQEQVIGFDELLNSILQANLAQASVAQNEDMRKITSWAAIIAVPTMVCGVYGMNFDYMPETHWKFGYPLVLSITVGMCLGIHRTLKRNGWL is encoded by the coding sequence ATGTCGATGATCCGTGACCTGCGCGCCGCGGTCCGCCCGTCCCGCGTCTCGCTGCGCAAGGACAGCGGCGCCTACGACACCACCCGCGACCCGGGGACCACCTCCGCCGTGGTCGACTGCGCCGTCTACCGCGACGGCACCCGCGTCGAGACCGACACACCGCTGACCCCGCACACGGCGATGCGCCAGGTGCGCCGCGACGGCGGCTTCGTGTGGATCGGCCTGCACGAGCCCACCGAAGACGAATTCGCCGGAATCGCCCGGGAGTTCGGGCTGCACCCACTGGCCGTGGAGGACGCGGTCCAGGCCCACCAGCGGCCCAAGCTGGAGCGCTACGACGACTCCCTGTTCACGGTCTTCAAGACCGTCCACTACGTCGACCACGACCAGCTCACCGCCAACAGCGAGGTCGTCGAGACCGGCGAGGTCATGTGCTTCACCGGGCGGGACTTCTTCATCACCGTCCGGCACGGCGGGCAGGGCTCGCTGCGCGCCCTGCGGCACCGGCTCCAGGAGGATCCGGAGCTGCTGCTCAAGGGCCCCTCGGCGGTGCTGCACGCCATCGCCGACCACGTCGTCGACGGCTACATCGCGGTCGCCGACGCGGTGCAGGACGACATCGACGAGGTGGAGACGGAGGTGTTCTCCCCGGGCCGCAAGGGCAGCCCGCGCGGCACGGACGCCGGCCGGATCTACCAACTCAAGCGCGAGGTGCTGGAGTTCAAGCGGGCGGTGGCGCCGCTGCTGCGGCCCATGCAGTTGCTCAGCGAGCGGCCGATGCGGCTGATCGACCCGGAGATCCAGAAGTACTTCCGGGACGTGGCCGACCACGTGGTGCGGGTGCAGGAGCAGGTCATCGGCTTCGACGAGCTGCTGAACTCCATCCTCCAGGCCAACCTCGCCCAGGCGTCGGTCGCGCAGAACGAGGACATGCGCAAGATCACCTCGTGGGCGGCGATCATCGCCGTACCGACGATGGTGTGCGGCGTGTACGGCATGAACTTCGACTACATGCCGGAGACGCACTGGAAGTTCGGCTACCCGCTGGTCCTGTCGATCACGGTGGGCATGTGCCTGGGCATCCACCGCACGCTCAAGCGCAACGGCTGGCTCTGA
- a CDS encoding DUF1003 domain-containing protein, giving the protein MAPERETTPRERATSGATASSRARARLDQPRPPRRRLLPEWDPESFGRLSERVARFLGTGRFIVWMTVVIILWVLWNVSVPSALRFDEYPFIFLTLALSLQASYAAPLILLAQNRQDDRDRVNLEQDRKQNERSIADTEYLTREIAALRIGLGEVATRDWIRSELQDVLRDLEERQNGHHPDRGVFPADRSPGRDVHDR; this is encoded by the coding sequence ATGGCGCCTGAGCGCGAGACGACGCCCCGGGAGCGGGCCACGTCGGGGGCGACCGCGTCCTCCCGGGCCCGGGCCCGCCTCGACCAGCCCCGGCCGCCGCGCCGCCGGCTGCTGCCCGAGTGGGACCCGGAGTCCTTCGGCCGACTGTCGGAGCGCGTCGCGCGTTTCCTGGGCACCGGGCGGTTCATCGTCTGGATGACGGTCGTCATCATCCTGTGGGTGCTGTGGAACGTCTCGGTCCCGAGCGCCCTGCGGTTCGACGAGTACCCGTTCATCTTCCTGACCCTGGCCCTGTCGCTCCAGGCCTCCTACGCCGCCCCGCTGATCCTGCTCGCGCAGAACCGGCAGGACGACCGGGACCGGGTCAACCTGGAGCAGGACCGCAAGCAGAACGAGCGGTCGATCGCCGACACCGAGTACCTGACCCGGGAGATCGCCGCCCTGCGCATCGGTCTCGGCGAGGTCGCGACGCGGGACTGGATCCGCTCCGAGCTGCAGGACGTGCTCAGGGACCTGGAGGAGCGGCAGAACGGCCACCACCCCGACCGCGGGGTGTTCCCGGCGGATCGGTCGCCGGGACGTGACGTACACGACCGCTGA
- a CDS encoding magnesium transporter MgtE N-terminal domain-containing protein → MAAGAPRIFVSHLSGIAVFDPAGDQVGRVRDLVVMLRVGRKPPRVLGLVVELTTRRRIFLPMTRVTGIESGQVITTGVVNVRRFEQRPTERLVFGELLDRRVALTETGEEVTVLDLSVQQLPARRDWEIDKVFVRKGRKGGAFRRSKGETLTVEWSGVTGFSVEEQGQGAENLLATFEQLRPADLANVLHHLSAKRRAEVAAALDDDRLADVLEELPEDDQIEILGKLKEERAADVLEAMDPDDAADLLGELPEADKERLLSLMQPSDAADMRRLMAYEEHTAGGLMTTEPIVLRPDATVADALAHIRNPDLSPAHAAQIYVCRPPEETPTGKYLGTVHFQRLLRDPPYTLVGSILDDDLQPLEPDAALPVVAGFFAAYDMVAAPVVDDSGALLGAVTVDDVLDHMLPDDWRETEYHLDETTGTATGEVGSDGA, encoded by the coding sequence ATGGCAGCGGGCGCCCCCCGGATCTTCGTCTCCCACCTCTCCGGCATCGCCGTGTTCGACCCGGCCGGTGACCAGGTGGGACGCGTACGCGATCTGGTCGTCATGCTCCGCGTCGGCCGCAAACCCCCGCGCGTCCTCGGGCTGGTCGTCGAACTCACCACCCGCCGCCGGATCTTCCTGCCCATGACCCGGGTCACCGGCATCGAGTCCGGCCAGGTCATCACCACCGGCGTGGTCAACGTCCGGCGCTTCGAGCAGCGGCCCACCGAGCGCCTCGTCTTCGGCGAGCTGCTCGACCGGCGGGTCGCGCTCACCGAGACCGGCGAGGAGGTCACGGTCCTGGACCTGTCGGTGCAGCAGCTGCCCGCCCGCCGGGACTGGGAGATCGACAAGGTCTTCGTCCGCAAGGGCAGGAAGGGCGGCGCGTTCCGGCGCAGCAAGGGCGAGACGCTGACCGTCGAGTGGTCCGGCGTCACCGGCTTCTCCGTCGAGGAGCAGGGGCAGGGCGCCGAGAACCTCCTCGCCACCTTCGAGCAGCTGCGCCCCGCCGACCTGGCCAACGTCCTGCACCACCTGTCCGCCAAGCGCCGCGCGGAGGTCGCCGCCGCCCTCGACGACGACCGCCTGGCCGACGTGCTGGAGGAGCTGCCCGAGGACGACCAGATCGAGATCCTCGGCAAGCTGAAGGAGGAGCGCGCCGCGGACGTCCTGGAGGCGATGGACCCCGACGACGCGGCCGACCTGCTGGGCGAGCTGCCCGAGGCGGACAAGGAGCGGCTGCTGAGCCTGATGCAGCCCTCCGACGCCGCCGACATGCGCCGGCTGATGGCGTACGAGGAGCACACGGCGGGCGGTCTGATGACGACCGAGCCGATCGTGCTGCGGCCCGACGCGACCGTCGCCGACGCCCTGGCCCACATCCGCAACCCCGACCTGTCCCCGGCGCACGCCGCGCAGATCTACGTGTGCCGCCCGCCCGAGGAGACCCCGACCGGCAAGTACCTGGGCACGGTGCACTTCCAGCGGCTGCTGCGCGACCCCCCGTACACGCTGGTCGGCTCGATCCTCGACGACGACCTGCAACCCCTGGAGCCGGACGCCGCGCTGCCCGTGGTCGCCGGGTTCTTCGCCGCGTACGACATGGTCGCGGCGCCCGTCGTCGACGACTCGGGGGCGCTGCTGGGCGCGGTCACCGTGGACGACGTACTGGACCACATGCTGCCCGACGACTGGCGGGAGACCGAGTACCACCTGGACGAGACGACGGGGACGGCGACCGGGGAGGTGGGCTCCGATGGCGCCTGA